A single genomic interval of Suncus etruscus isolate mSunEtr1 chromosome 10, mSunEtr1.pri.cur, whole genome shotgun sequence harbors:
- the B2M gene encoding beta-2-microglobulin: MASPVPLALLLLLFVPSLDAIDRMPKIQVYSRHPAENGKPNYLNCYVSGFHPPQIEIELLRNGEKMKSEQSDLAFSKDWSFHVLAFASFTPTDVDTFSCKVTHVTFKEPKIVKWDRDN; this comes from the exons ATGGCCTCCCCGGTGCCTCTCGCCCTGCTGCTGCTTCTCTTCGTGCCCAGCTTGGACGCCATCGATC GTATGCCAAAGATCCAAGTGTATTCCAGGCACCCAGCCGAAAACGGGAAGCCAAACTACTTAAATTGCTATGTTTCTGGATTCCATCCACCACAGATTGAGATAGAGTTGCTGAGAAACGGCGAGAAGATGAAGTCAGAACAGTCAGACTTGGCCTTCAGCAAGGACTGGTCTTTCCATGTTCTGGCCTTTGCTAGTTTCACCCCAACTGATGTTGATACATTCTCTTGCAAAGTGACTCATGTCACTTTCAAAGAGCCCAAGATTGTTAAGTGGG atcGTGATAACTAA